The nucleotide window TTCATACACTCTAAAATTTGATCTTAAAGATATGTGATACTTGAATAAAAAATTTGTATATACCTGGTTTCTCACTTCTCGAGTGTAACTAAAGGAATGCATTTGATTAGTGTACTATATATGTACATGTATTAAAAATATTCATTCAGTCTCTACATCTTCAAGCATCATTATAATGGCTTTTATTATTACCCCTACGTATTTATTATAAGATGCTTGAGTACAAAATTGAATGTAAGTTTACTTTTTGGTACAAAAATATTACATAAATAGTGTTTAAGTAaagggtaaaaaggtcatttAGGTTTTGATGGGTATTTTAGTAATTTAATCTTACACTTTGGGTTTCACACTTGTAATATAGTATGATGATGATTTATATAACTGTAAAAGGAATAtaaaacctctctataacaacaatgttattctcatatttataggcttttatagtgaatgactgcaATACACCTGTAACAACATTTGACGTTTAAATATTTCTGGTTGTTATAgacaaatattattaaaaatataatctttttcACTTTTTAATGTTACATATAATAGATAAGAAATTATTCAAATCTAAAATCTCGAAAGATGTGCATATTTCACTAATTAAGTATTAAAGCCATCTAATATATTATTAACAAAATTCATAACTAAATGTACAAAGATTTTAACTCTAAAGTACACATTTAAAAGCTATTAgaaaattaaattccttcaagaTATATGGAAGAACTTTGAAAAAGATATGTGCAAATCGTCAAATCTTAAGCATTATACAAGATTGAAACTTTGTCAGGTGGAAAAGATTGTATGTGCAGATCTTCAAATATTAGACATTGTGCATGATAGAACCTTTTATAAAATGGAATGAAAATATACAAGTATATTTTTTaatcaaattaaataaaaattttaattatGGAAGTATGTACTAacataataatttttattataagTGGTGCATTAAAGTTTTAATAAATTTGATCAAATTAAATATTTAGGGTTATTATTGGTAATCTTAGAAATTTTACATGGCTGTTATAGAAGGGTAAATTTACAAAGAGAGTACTATTATAAAGATGGATGCTGTTTTTATCGCTAAaaagttgttatagagaggtaaaaCAAACATAAAAAATCGATTAGAAGAAAAACATAGACTTTTATTgtgaatgactgttatataaGGATGTCGTTTGACTGTAGTCATGAGTTATATTAGATGCATTGAAATGATGTTTTGTATGACAATAAAGAGCCATTGGATCCCAAAGGccaacaagaaatgcaaccaaAGTGAAAGTTAGTGAAAGAAAAGAAACATAGCACCCTTGAAACATAGTGTTACTTCGGTATCCAATCCAATCTAGTGTTTATGTCAAATCTGTTGCTACTTTAATTGCTATCAACTACATTGTGCTGCCAGAAATGGGGAACCTTTAATGTAAAGAGGAATAAAATTTCCAGAATTTGTTTTCAATCACAATTGTAACAATCCAGAGCAACAATGTAGAAATAGGATATAAATAAAAACGCATacctattttattatttatcaaaacaaaatgaaaagaataaaaaagaaagcaTACCTAAAGCACCACCATCTTTTCCAAGGACAACACCAATGCGAATTAGAGCAAGCCTGACATCTTTATTGACTTTGAGTGCAGCTCCCTCCCATTCTCTACAAACCTAAAAGAAATCAAGATACCGGAAATTAGATTCTAAATTAAACATGAAAACTAAAAGATATAACATACTCTATATGTATGCAACTGTTAAAACCCATCAGATTTACCTCAGCTAAGTAGTCATTTCCAGACGAACTTTGCTCATCAAACACTCGAGTCTTACTGGTTCCTGAGTACGGAAATCAGGTGGATTTATCATGGAGATGGAATGCACATAAGAATTCGATTATCACTATAAAGCATTAAAAAGATAAGCGGCTGAAAGCCTTGGCATCCTCCATAAACATACAAATATTTGAGATGCTATGGGAACGCTAGCATGCTTACAAGTTCTAGTTTGGAAGTTCTTTGGGAGACAATAAAACAACACAACAATATATGAACAGTATAACAAAGTGATACATGAACTTGGTCTCCATACCATAATAACCAACTGCTGATGCACTTATTAAAACTTTGGGGCGATCATCATCCTgtgaattattgattaaatccACAACCTACAGGGTCAACAGAGATTTCTCAAATTCCTGTCAATATCTTCTGCTGTTATAGATAAATCCTTAAAATGAATTGACCTCTTTCACTATGCTATTTTGCGTGAAGCTAACAGAGAAGAGGAGACCTTGGAGGTTACTCTAATCCTGCTTTGCTTGATCTCTTTCTTGATCTGCAGCGATACATTGAAAAGTTAATATATGTATCTTACATTGCAGAATGAACTACTGATCATTCGTCCGAAGGGGAATATACAATACAAAAAGGTCAAAATCTTAAATATTCGGATGAAGATATTAAGTAAGAATGCATCTATCCATAGGGGTGTATATAACTTGTCTTCCTTAAATATCTTggaaaaggaaacaaaaaagaaTAGGAGAGACAGAGAATACAAGGCCATCAAATGATCTCCTAATACCTCAGGGGACCATCTAGTACTAATGGGCATTCCAGCCAAATTTACAACAGCTGTTGAACCTTCAATGCAGTTTCTCCACTCTGGCTCCTCAGCAATTACAAGTCCTGGAAAATCTTTAACTGCACATTTCCACAAGAATATGAAGAGGTCAAATGTTAAAATGAAGAAGCACAATTTGGAAAACATAACCAAAATAAAGTCTTAATGTCTGCTGACAACATATTGTTTCCTACATAAGATCAAATAAAAGAAGGTAGTAGGACAAAAGAGTAGCAAAAGCGCCTACACTTCATTAAGAAGcacaaataataaaaaatcagGTGACCAGtgagcttgtgacattcttttagGCTAGAACAATTCTACTTAACGATTCTACTTATAAAACAGTCTAAGCTTTCCGACACTATTGCTATCATTTTCCACAGAAGAAAGAGTAATGCTGAAGTACAGTGGGTGAATCAAAACAATCATTACCTTCTTACCCGGAAATATTGATTGTGCTTTGGATCTTGACCTTGTTAACACTCGAATCTGATGCTTATCTGCATTTAAGACAAGAAGTAAGGACTAGTTAAGCTTAATTAATGACGTGCATATTCTACAATAACAGTTATGTGACCCATCGTTGGGAAAAATCACATCTTATGGCATGTTCAATTCAGAACAGCGTCATGTGTGACAATGTCTCTTATATAGAAGTGTTAACTCAGCAGCAACCCTATAaccaaaatattaatttaaatttttaaccAGCTTCAATTAGTTTAGCAGACACACTTGGTACTTGAACTATTTCATCAGCAAAAAAAAAGGACATGCCAAGACTTATGAACCTGCCCATAATGGTGCAAGTCAATAGCAAACAAGGAGTGTGCCTTTCTACTTAAAAATTTCTGGCCCAATGCTGAGTGCAGACTCATAATCAAGTTCTAGAGTCATGGTAAAGAACTATATAAACTGGGCAGAACCATGAGCAGTATAATGAAGGCAGCACATGCGTGCACATCCTCAGCCTACTTCAAGAggaatatacacacacacacacacagagattTCCTAAATGTTTACAGATACTCCCTCCACTCCAATTTGTTGGCACTCTTTCCTCATTCAATCGTCCTAAATCGATTGGTATCTACATTTAGTCACTAGTTACTTTTACATTCCAATTTTGCAATTGACTTGACTTATTGTAGGTCCAATTGATAAAGAAACAAATAGCTTGGTATTAATTGGTCTTTTTGGTACTTGATGCATATCTATTCAAGAGTCTTTCGTTTTTATtagagtctctctctctctctctctctctctctctctctctctctctctctctctctctctctatatatatatatatatatatatatatatatatatatatatatatatatatatatatatatatatatatatatatatatatatatatatatataatcaaaccgcCACGCAAATGGGGTCGTAGTGGGGGGAATACCTGCTTGCAATCTTTGCACCAATCTTTTCCCAACAAATCCAGTAGCTCCAGTAACTGATACAACCATCTGACTTTCCTGAACCAGTAAAGAAAAGTATACTTCATCTCAACAAACTTAAGCACTGCTACATAATGTGGAATCATCAATCACCAAAAATTTCGAAATACAAATATTTGAATAATGTGGAATAAGCAATACCTTCTGAGACTCAATGTTTCCATTCACACACCAAATTCTGAATCTTTTAGACCCACCTCCTACCTATTTTCAATGAAAAATAAAACAGATAAATGATTTAAGGCTGCTTGCTACTACAAATGtcaaaaatactttcttttttttatataaaatgaGGAATTAAGTGGGGGGAATGCATACAAAGAGAATTTGAGGGAGTTGAAGGGTAGAGGAGATGGAATTTGTCCATGCAAATGCAGTAGTAGCAGCTGGTACTCTGCATAGCTCCATTGGAATTTTGAATTAACTGTTACTCCAATTGGGTGTTCTTGATAATGAATGTGCTTTCTATGGTACGCTTTGTGATTAAGTAAATTGGTTTTGGGCAAATTTGAGGATGATGTTCGTGTAGGAATTGGAGCCACACCCATCACTCCTTTCGAACCCTCTCTTTGttttattatctttcaaacatatTGATTTCAAATGCATTTTTTTCTCCATTTCTTTACTCTTAAATATTACTCCTTACTTTTCTAAAAGATGGATACTATTAGTTCTAATTAATCTGTACAAAAAAATTGACATGTTCCTACATTTTTTAAAAGCTTTATAGCCACTCAAATATATTGATATATTTGAGACcacaaatttaaaattatttttctttttattaaactTTACGTCAATTCAAACTATGACTTTAAATGGAGAGACTAGAGAGTATAATTTTAAATGGATAATTGGTCGGTATGttagaaaataataattaaaaatggctttgaggcgtgaaaatcgACTGTCCTTGAAGAGTTATCGCAtgtatactaatttagggaaatacaaaataattctcttcaggatacaacaaagctTGCAATAATACTTGTGATTTTCTATACCACTTTGTTGGaaattcttgtgtatttataggcaaccaacagACTCTTTCAGAAAAAATGTCTTGTTCCACAAACAGATATATCTGGACATACCCTTTCATAACAGACATAACTGTTTATTcgaattttaatttataattcaaatagattgattttctgttaaaaaataaaataattaactttAGGATCCGACCTGGCCGGCGCCCAAGCCCAAGTCCAAGTCTTTGATCAtatgatatataaatatatagtgtACTTGATTGCACACACTTAAAAGTATGTGTCCTAAATCAAAGACATGAAAGGGACAAGTGCTTAAAAGTCTCCAAAAAAGCCTTCTTTCTTCCGATGTGGGAACAATCCCACTTCCCAACTCTTAAGAATACCAAACTATCTTACAATCCTCCACTAGTTTGTTATTTCACTTCATAAGACTTGTGAATAATAGAAAGTATCTTATATGGATTTGAACTTTCCTTTAGTGTAAGTACTTTAAAGTACGAAGTTAATGGTATCTTCAGATTTGAACCATAATTCCTTGTGCCAAAATCAAAAATACCACACACATAGCATGATCTAGTAGCTTAGAAAATCCAATATTCGCTTTAGCACATTTACGACCATGTGCTCATCCTGAATTCATGAATATTTACAAATCAACCTTTTAAATCTTGCTAAAAGTGACACCACTTCAATATTCATACAGGTGGAATTAGTTACTATGTCATTGTTACTCCAGACATTAATAATTCCATTAAGATTAATCAACCCTTCGTGTAATAGTATGCACTTTGGAGTTTGTCTTTATGCCCCTGTTATAACAAGCATTTAATAACTCCTTAACTCCTCACATAATAGTAAGCAGTACAATGGAATTAGGGCTCCTAAAGAGGAGATCAATGCTTAAAAAACACAAGTAACTTGTTGTTACCCATTGAACTTATATTGTTAGAGTGTATACTAACTCAAAGTGTAGTTCTCATTCCTTGTATTTAATTTAAGGGTCTCAGCCCTAGCCCTTCACAAGTTTGTTGCGCTATATCTCTACCCAATGGTTTCACAAGTGGattaaccaaattcttatttGATCTAACATATATTATAGCTATAGCTCCATTTGTAATTAATTCTCTTCTATAAGCATGTCTCAAGATTATATGTCTCGATTTTCCATTGTATATTTTACTATGAGCAACACACATTGTAGTCTCACTATCACAGAATATGGAAATGGCTGGCATAGGTTATGACCACAACTTTATATCAAGTAACATATTCCTCAGCTATTCTGATTCTTTTCCAGTAGTTGATAGTGcaatgaattcagattccatagtAGAATGGGATATACATGTTTGTTTCTAGGATGCCCAACTAATGGCTCCACCGCCTAGAGTAAATATCCATCCTGATGTGGATTTATTATCATTAACACTTGTAATTCAACTTGCATCACAATATCTTTCTAATACATTAGGGAAACCATTATAGCAAATGCCCAAGTGCTTTGTTTATTTTAAATATCCAAGTACTCTACTTATTGGTTTCCAATGATCATTACCCAGATTAGTGGTCAACCTTGAAAGTTTACAAATTGCAAATGCTATGTCGGGTCTAGTGCAATACATTGCATACATCATTCTACCTATCGCACTTGCATACTCCAATTATGCTACTACTCTTCCAGTATTTGCAGTTAGCTTAACACTAGAATCATAAGGAGTATTATATTCCTTTATTCCCAAATGATTGAATTTAGTAAGAATTTTATCAATATAATGTGCTTGTGACAAAGTTATTCGCTTGTTATCTCTTTTGACCTTGATTCCCAAAATAGTATCAACTCCATTTAAATCTTTCATTTTAAAAATTGAAGTTAGATACTTCTTGGTCTCAATAATTCCCCGTAGATTCGTACCAAAAATCAGCATGTcgtcaacatataaacaaattatTACTCCATATTCCTTTGTAAATTTAGAGTAAATACACTTGTCTGCATGATTATGTATGAACCCGTTTGATAGTATTACACTATCAAACCTTTCATGCCACTGTTTAGGCATTTGTTTGAGACCATAGAGAGGCTTTATTTAGTTAGAAACTTTCTTCTCGTTTCCCGGAAGAACAAATCCTTCAGGTTGTTGcatatatatatttcttcactAAGGTTTCATTTTAAAAAGGTCGTCTTAAGATCCATTTGATGTagataaatatcataaatataggCCATGGATAAAAGGACTCTAATGGATATTATTCTTGCAATAGGagcatatgtatcaaaatagtctatGCCTTCCTTTTGAGTGAAACCTTTTGCAACTAATCTTGCTTTGAAGGTTTGGACAAAATCATCTGTATTGTACTTTCTTCTAAAGATCCACTTACAACCTATAAGCTTTGATCCAAGAGGAAGATCAACTAAAACCCAAGTGTTGTTTGATATAATTGAGTCCATTTTATTATTAGTGGCCTCTTTCCATAAGGCAGCTTCTCTCGAAGATATTGCTTCTTGAAACATCTTTGGGTCTTCTTCAGCATCCAATACAATAGGAATTTGATTACAAAtgtttgtcctatctccttcaacaagaaatactatagactgtgaagaaataaaatcaaaaccaagatatttttcttttcttattctttggctttTCCTTGGTTCTATTTGCATATCCTcacttctttctttatttataataattttagaAAGTGACAATTTATTTGCATCAATACATTTTCCATTTACTTCAGTTATTTCATCAATATTGTCATTTATAAATctattttcaataaattcaacATGTATAGATTCTATAAACATGCATACTTTTTGAAGGCActctatttaaaatataacaagTGGTTAGTAGTGCTTCTCCCCCATAAATTATGTGGCAAATATGCATTAAGTAACATAGCATTAACCATGTCCACcaaagttctattttttctttccgtcaatccattttgttgaggagtataaGGGGCACTCATTTGATGTACTAGGCCACGCTCTTCACAAAACTTATTAAAttcgttaggaaaatattctCCGCATCTATCACTtcgaataattttaatttttctattccTTTGATTTTTCCACAACAAACTTGTATTCTTTAAACTTTTGAAAAGCTTCATCCTTAGATCTAAGTAGGTAAATATATGTAAATCTAGAGAAGTCAtctataaaagtaataaaatatctttTGCCTCCTCTAGTTAATTTTCCATTTAATTCGCACAAGTCTGAATGTATTAGATCTAATAGTTCTGTGGA belongs to Nicotiana tabacum cultivar K326 chromosome 6, ASM71507v2, whole genome shotgun sequence and includes:
- the LOC107774381 gene encoding epimerase family protein SDR39U1 homolog, chloroplastic-like, whose amino-acid sequence is MELCRVPAATTAFAWTNSISSTLQLPQILFVGGGSKRFRIWCVNGNIESQKESQMVVSVTGATGFVGKRLVQRLQADKHQIRVLTRSRSKAQSIFPVKDFPGLVIAEEPEWRNCIEGSTAVVNLAGMPISTRWSPEIKKEIKQSRIRVTSKVVDLINNSQDDDRPKVLISASAVGYYGTSKTRVFDEQSSSGNDYLAEVCREWEGAALKVNKDVRLALIRIGVVLGKDGGALAKMIPIFMMFAGGPLGSGNQWFSWIHLDDLVDLIYEALSNPSYKGVINGTAPNPVRLAEMCEQLGSVLGRPSWLPVPEIALKAVLGEGASVVLDGQKVVPTRAKELGFPFKYRYIKDALKAIMS